A region of Candidatus Poribacteria bacterium DNA encodes the following proteins:
- a CDS encoding HAD family hydrolase, which translates to MTNAIFFDFFATLISWTQPLRVTTRKIADRYQLRLDWSVYDEARAILTEAYEASKPTDNIRDTIFRQLDACCTFLRKLGVREHVEQIAWEVLQYEHALFSRNNATLYEDVLPTLDRLQQMNLKMGIISNWDTPLHAMVEELGLAPYFDVVVASHDQRVRSAKPDAAIFEYALNAVGVSPEEAVHVGDSFEADIMGAHAADIRAVLLDRDGTQTGRWRETIQTLHALPNLLSVKRALI; encoded by the coding sequence ATGACAAACGCTATCTTCTTCGATTTCTTTGCGACACTCATCTCTTGGACGCAGCCACTGCGTGTGACTACTCGTAAAATTGCCGATCGGTATCAACTGCGTCTAGATTGGTCTGTCTACGACGAAGCGCGGGCAATTCTAACCGAAGCGTATGAAGCCTCAAAACCGACAGATAACATACGGGATACAATATTCAGACAACTTGATGCCTGCTGTACTTTTCTGAGAAAACTGGGAGTGCGTGAGCATGTAGAACAGATTGCGTGGGAAGTCTTGCAATATGAACATGCCCTTTTTTCGCGTAACAACGCCACGCTTTATGAAGACGTTCTGCCGACCCTTGACCGATTACAGCAGATGAACCTAAAAATGGGAATCATTTCCAACTGGGATACGCCCTTACATGCTATGGTTGAAGAACTTGGACTTGCTCCCTATTTTGACGTGGTCGTCGCCTCCCATGATCAGCGGGTACGAAGTGCGAAGCCGGACGCAGCTATTTTTGAATATGCCTTAAATGCCGTCGGCGTTTCCCCGGAAGAAGCAGTTCATGTTGGGGACTCCTTCGAGGCAGATATCATGGGAGCCCACGCCGCCGACATCCGTGCAGTTCTGTTAGACCGGGACGGAACGCAGACCGGGCGGTGGAGAGAAACCATCCAAACCTTGCATGCGTTGCCGAATCTGTTAAGTGTGAAGCGTGCTTTAATATGA
- a CDS encoding mandelate racemase/muconate lactonizing enzyme family protein gives MKIDKIESFFIGGGYVVRIHTDNGISGIGQTACWGYPEAVERIVATFEKYLIGQNPLRIEHHWQYLYRMGPFRGTALCGAISAVDIALWDIKGKHFGAPVWELLGGNCRDKIRLHLMAGGPTPETMFQSAKDAVEEGFTALKFDPVVGGYQDMALDRLVKTARDLVAAAREGGGPDLDLIVEVHRKLTPMNGIVLAEALTPFNIYFLEDPIQIDSIVSQAELAKRMTVPLGNGERLTTIWEFRELLAAGGPQYVRPDVALAGGLTQCKKIAAIAESYHSAVVTHNFLGPLTTTASLHLDASIPNFITQEYTKGDESPNNAVYKTCYQREGGYIPIPEAPGLGVELDDSLIEQRPYQPMNTGQTLLREDGSVAYAV, from the coding sequence ATGAAAATTGACAAGATCGAATCTTTCTTCATCGGTGGCGGTTATGTGGTCCGCATCCACACCGATAACGGCATCAGTGGCATCGGTCAAACCGCTTGCTGGGGCTATCCCGAAGCGGTCGAGAGAATCGTCGCAACCTTTGAAAAATACCTAATCGGTCAAAATCCCCTGCGCATTGAACATCACTGGCAGTATCTCTACCGCATGGGACCGTTTCGTGGCACCGCTCTCTGTGGCGCAATCAGTGCGGTAGATATTGCGCTGTGGGACATCAAGGGAAAGCATTTCGGTGCGCCGGTATGGGAGCTGTTAGGTGGAAATTGTCGTGACAAAATCCGTCTGCATCTTATGGCTGGAGGACCGACCCCAGAGACAATGTTTCAGAGTGCGAAAGATGCAGTAGAGGAAGGGTTCACTGCGCTGAAGTTTGATCCGGTGGTCGGTGGCTATCAGGATATGGCGTTGGATCGCTTGGTCAAGACCGCTCGCGATCTGGTTGCAGCGGCGCGAGAGGGAGGCGGTCCCGATCTTGACCTCATCGTCGAAGTCCACCGCAAACTCACGCCGATGAACGGGATTGTCTTGGCAGAAGCGTTGACACCGTTTAATATCTACTTCCTTGAGGATCCCATCCAGATTGACAGCATCGTGTCGCAGGCGGAGCTTGCCAAGCGGATGACCGTCCCTTTAGGAAACGGTGAACGTCTGACAACGATTTGGGAATTCCGTGAATTGCTCGCCGCCGGTGGACCTCAGTATGTCCGACCGGATGTTGCATTGGCGGGCGGGCTGACTCAATGTAAAAAAATCGCTGCAATCGCTGAATCCTACCACAGTGCGGTTGTTACCCACAATTTCTTGGGACCGCTGACCACAACCGCCTCATTACACCTCGACGCAAGCATCCCAAACTTCATCACCCAAGAATACACCAAGGGCGACGAATCACCTAACAACGCTGTTTACAAAACCTGCTATCAGCGTGAGGGCGGTTATATTCCGATTCCTGAAGCACCGGGACTCGGCGTGGAGTTGGACGATAGTCTGATAGAGCAGCGCCCCTACCAACCGATGAACACCGGTCAAACTTTGCTGCGCGAAGATGGATCGGTCGCTTACGCCGTGTGA
- a CDS encoding ATP-binding cassette domain-containing protein, whose amino-acid sequence MIEVENLTKNYGPFPALKGISFRINKGEVIGFLGPNGAGKTTTMRILTCFMPASSGNATVAGYDVFKQSLDVRKHIGYLPESVPLYPEMTVTGYLKFVSKIKGVPRSKRAERLEVAVESCSLTERRGQIIGQLSKGYRQRVGLAQALIHDPDVIVLDEPTAGLDPRQIIEIRELIKALGNEHTIILSTHILPEASMTCERLIVINDGKIAGGVKLSEGRAVSIDAGDDGHTELGDTKTLYLEVSGPEAEVKTVLENLPGVSHVESRGLNDNVNPTFHINYELNTDIRAAVSSSIIQHGWNLLEMRSIEMTLEELFLQLTAGVESETQADDDAGVEVQDS is encoded by the coding sequence ATGATCGAAGTTGAAAATCTCACAAAAAATTACGGACCATTTCCGGCATTGAAAGGAATTTCCTTTCGTATTAACAAAGGCGAGGTCATCGGTTTTTTGGGACCAAATGGTGCTGGCAAAACCACCACCATGCGAATTTTGACCTGCTTTATGCCCGCCAGCAGTGGAAATGCAACGGTCGCGGGATACGATGTTTTCAAGCAATCCTTGGATGTTCGTAAGCACATCGGTTATCTGCCCGAAAGTGTGCCGCTTTATCCAGAGATGACCGTCACTGGCTACCTCAAATTTGTGTCAAAGATTAAAGGCGTACCGCGAAGCAAACGTGCCGAGCGATTAGAGGTAGCGGTTGAATCCTGTAGTTTGACCGAGCGGCGAGGCCAGATTATCGGACAGCTGTCCAAGGGCTATCGTCAACGGGTCGGCTTGGCACAGGCACTGATTCATGATCCAGATGTCATTGTCCTTGACGAACCTACAGCCGGTCTTGATCCCCGGCAGATTATTGAGATCCGTGAACTGATCAAGGCTCTCGGCAACGAACACACAATCATCCTCAGCACACACATCCTCCCTGAAGCGAGTATGACCTGTGAGCGGTTGATTGTGATTAATGACGGTAAAATTGCCGGCGGTGTAAAACTCTCAGAGGGACGTGCCGTTTCTATTGACGCAGGTGATGACGGACACACAGAGTTGGGCGATACGAAAACCCTTTATCTGGAAGTCTCAGGTCCAGAAGCAGAGGTCAAGACCGTCCTCGAAAATCTCCCCGGTGTCAGTCATGTCGAAAGCCGAGGTTTGAACGATAACGTCAATCCAACATTCCACATCAATTATGAACTGAATACAGATATTCGCGCAGCGGTTTCATCAAGCATCATTCAGCACGGATGGAATTTGCTTGAAATGCGTTCCATCGAAATGACGCTTGAGGAACTTTTCTTACAACTGACAGCCGGTGTAGAAAGTGAAACACAAGCGGACGATGATGCAGGTGTAGAGGTGCAGGATTCGTAA
- the rho gene encoding transcription termination factor Rho — MDIVKLQEMTISELNGMARKLGLTGYSSLRKQELIAQILGAKAESSGMLFGEGILEILPEKYGFLRSSSYNYLQSTDDIYVSPSQIRKFDLRTGHEVQGQIRPPKKGGDKDEFYFALLKIEKVNAEAPTAAKDKILFDNLTPVYPYEQLILEHNPKEFSTRITDLMSPIGKGQRGLIVAPPYSGKTTILKNIAHGIEENHPEVMLIFLLIDERPEEVTDVSRSIKGEVISSTFDEHPERHVQVADMVIEKAKRWVEYGKDVVIMLDSMTRLVRACNVVAPHSGKTLSGGIDALAFMKPRQFFGAARKFEEGGSLTIIATVLVDTESRGDEHIYEELKGTANMEIHLERSLLERRIFPSIDIGKSKTRREELLLKPEILSKAWILRKFMGQMSTAESMELLVEHLGKTETNEQFIDMMINNTKANGPARGGRYQW; from the coding sequence GTGGACATTGTTAAACTCCAAGAGATGACGATCTCCGAATTGAATGGTATGGCTCGGAAGTTGGGGCTAACAGGATACAGTAGCCTCCGCAAACAAGAGCTTATTGCCCAAATTCTTGGAGCCAAAGCGGAAAGCAGCGGCATGTTGTTCGGAGAAGGTATCCTTGAGATTTTACCAGAAAAATACGGTTTTCTTCGGTCATCAAGCTATAACTATTTGCAAAGTACCGATGATATTTATGTCTCTCCCTCGCAAATACGCAAATTTGACCTCCGTACAGGTCACGAGGTTCAGGGACAGATCCGTCCCCCTAAAAAGGGAGGCGATAAAGATGAGTTTTACTTCGCATTGTTGAAAATTGAAAAAGTCAATGCCGAAGCCCCAACAGCCGCAAAGGATAAGATCCTTTTCGATAACTTAACCCCTGTCTACCCTTATGAGCAGCTAATACTTGAACATAATCCGAAGGAATTTTCTACACGGATTACCGATTTGATGTCCCCGATCGGTAAGGGGCAGCGTGGGTTGATTGTAGCTCCGCCTTACAGCGGCAAAACCACAATCTTAAAAAATATCGCCCACGGTATCGAGGAGAATCATCCAGAAGTTATGCTCATCTTCTTATTAATTGATGAGCGTCCAGAAGAAGTGACAGATGTTTCCCGGTCCATAAAAGGGGAAGTTATCAGTTCCACCTTTGATGAGCATCCGGAACGGCATGTACAAGTCGCGGATATGGTCATTGAAAAAGCGAAGCGATGGGTCGAATATGGCAAAGACGTAGTGATTATGCTGGATAGCATGACACGTCTCGTGCGAGCCTGTAACGTTGTGGCACCGCACAGTGGTAAAACATTGTCAGGCGGTATTGACGCGCTTGCGTTTATGAAACCGCGTCAGTTTTTCGGGGCGGCACGAAAGTTTGAGGAAGGCGGCAGCTTAACGATTATAGCCACCGTATTGGTTGATACCGAAAGCCGAGGCGATGAGCATATTTATGAGGAGTTAAAAGGTACTGCAAACATGGAGATTCACTTAGAGCGTTCTCTGCTAGAACGGCGCATCTTCCCCTCCATCGACATCGGTAAATCGAAGACCAGACGCGAAGAGCTACTGCTCAAGCCAGAGATACTCAGCAAAGCGTGGATCCTGCGCAAATTCATGGGGCAGATGAGCACCGCTGAATCAATGGAACTCCTTGTCGAACACTTAGGAAAAACAGAGACAAATGAGCAGTTTATTGATATGATGATAAACAATACCAAAGCCAACGGTCCCGCCCGCGGTGGACGGTATCAGTGGTAG
- the rpmE gene encoding 50S ribosomal protein L31: MKSDIHPETMECVINCVCGATYTTYSTKPQIRVEICSKCHPFYSGQQTIVDTAGRVESFRRRYGLADEN; the protein is encoded by the coding sequence ATGAAATCAGATATCCATCCAGAAACAATGGAATGTGTCATCAATTGTGTGTGTGGTGCAACATATACAACCTATTCTACCAAACCTCAAATCCGCGTAGAAATTTGTTCAAAGTGTCACCCATTTTACTCAGGTCAGCAGACAATTGTCGATACGGCGGGACGGGTCGAAAGTTTCCGCCGTAGGTATGGTCTTGCCGATGAAAATTAA
- the prfA gene encoding peptide chain release factor 1 — MLEKLKEIETRYLEIEKGLADPAQIADQQNLQNLAKSHAELAPIVSKYTEYQKTAKEIEETSALLEQETDAEFIAFAKQELDGLTEQKNNLETELKILLIPKDANDEKNVIVEIRAGTGGEEASLFAGELFRMYSRYADQKGWKVELLNSNATGLKGFKEIIFSINGNRTYSRLKFEGGTHRVQRVPTTEASGRIHTSAVTVAVLPEAEEVDLKIDAEDLQIETFRSSGPGGQSVNTTDSAVRITYIPTGLTVSCQDEKSQHKNRAKAMKILRSRLLEQMQAEQDAERAQTRRSMIGSGDRSEKIRTYNFPQNRVTDHRIGLSVYQLDAVLDGDIDTFIDALIDADQAEQLKNLSS, encoded by the coding sequence ATGCTTGAGAAGTTAAAAGAGATAGAAACAAGATATTTAGAAATAGAAAAAGGTTTAGCCGATCCCGCACAAATTGCCGATCAGCAAAACCTGCAAAACCTCGCAAAGTCGCACGCGGAACTTGCACCGATTGTTTCAAAGTATACGGAGTATCAAAAAACAGCGAAAGAGATCGAGGAAACTTCCGCCCTGCTTGAACAAGAGACCGATGCTGAGTTTATTGCCTTTGCTAAGCAAGAGCTGGACGGGCTCACCGAGCAGAAAAACAACTTAGAAACCGAGTTGAAGATCTTGCTCATCCCGAAGGATGCGAACGACGAAAAGAATGTGATTGTGGAGATCCGCGCGGGAACAGGGGGTGAAGAAGCAAGTTTATTTGCCGGCGAGCTTTTCCGGATGTACTCAAGATACGCTGATCAGAAAGGTTGGAAAGTAGAACTGCTCAACTCCAATGCAACCGGCTTGAAAGGCTTCAAAGAGATTATTTTTTCGATTAACGGGAACCGGACATATAGCCGGCTAAAGTTTGAAGGCGGTACACACCGTGTGCAGCGCGTCCCCACAACGGAAGCCAGTGGTCGCATCCACACATCCGCGGTGACTGTTGCCGTCTTGCCGGAGGCGGAAGAGGTTGATCTCAAGATTGACGCAGAAGATTTGCAGATTGAAACGTTCCGTTCATCAGGACCAGGCGGCCAGAGCGTCAATACAACCGATTCAGCGGTACGAATCACATACATTCCTACAGGGCTCACGGTATCCTGCCAAGATGAAAAATCTCAACATAAGAACAGAGCCAAGGCAATGAAGATTCTGCGATCCCGTCTACTTGAGCAGATGCAAGCTGAACAGGATGCCGAACGTGCGCAAACGCGGAGATCTATGATTGGCAGCGGCGATCGAAGTGAAAAAATTCGCACGTATAACTTTCCCCAGAATCGGGTGACAGACCATCGTATCGGTCTAAGCGTTTATCAGTTAGATGCAGTTTTAGATGGAGACATCGACACTTTCATTGATGCCTTGATAGACGCTGACCAAGCAGAGCAATTAAAGAACTTATCGTCGTGA
- the prmC gene encoding peptide chain release factor N(5)-glutamine methyltransferase, with the protein MKTWHVIDLIEWTAEYFERHEIPTPRLDAELLLGHLLQKSRLQLYLSFEMPVFQEALSKFRELIKKRIAHTPVSYLTNHKEFMSLDFYVDSRVLIPRPETETLVETVLQHQQEPCRFVDIGTGCGAIAISSGHHRPDWELIATDFSTEALAVAQQNALTHNCADRLTFLQGDLFEPLQELPNSRFDWIASNPPYVGTDEASTLPLDVREHEPEIALFAGADGLDIIRRIVTDAPQFLNSEGKLILEIGCNQSHPVQDLIQSQPAYKHCEVIKDYADIERVVLASV; encoded by the coding sequence GTGAAAACTTGGCACGTAATCGATCTTATCGAGTGGACGGCAGAGTACTTTGAACGTCACGAAATCCCTACCCCGCGATTAGACGCGGAATTGTTGCTCGGACACCTCCTGCAAAAGAGCCGTTTACAACTCTATCTCTCCTTCGAGATGCCTGTGTTCCAAGAGGCGCTATCGAAATTTCGGGAGCTAATCAAAAAACGGATAGCGCACACTCCTGTGAGTTACCTTACCAACCACAAAGAGTTTATGTCACTGGACTTCTATGTAGATTCGCGTGTGCTAATTCCGCGACCCGAGACAGAGACTCTAGTTGAGACAGTATTACAGCATCAGCAGGAGCCTTGCCGGTTCGTGGATATCGGAACAGGTTGCGGCGCCATTGCGATTAGTTCTGGTCATCACCGTCCTGATTGGGAGTTGATTGCCACAGATTTCTCAACGGAAGCCTTAGCAGTTGCCCAGCAGAATGCACTCACTCACAACTGCGCAGATCGACTCACGTTCCTGCAAGGCGATCTGTTTGAACCCCTGCAAGAACTACCCAACTCCCGTTTTGACTGGATTGCTTCCAACCCGCCTTATGTGGGCACAGACGAGGCGTCAACCCTTCCCTTGGATGTACGAGAGCACGAGCCGGAAATCGCGCTCTTTGCTGGCGCTGATGGCCTTGACATCATTCGGCGTATCGTAACAGACGCGCCACAGTTTTTGAATTCGGAAGGGAAACTCATCTTGGAAATCGGTTGCAACCAAAGTCACCCTGTTCAAGACCTGATTCAATCGCAACCCGCATATAAGCACTGTGAGGTTATCAAAGATTATGCTGATATTGAGCGCGTGGTTCTCGCTAGTGTTTAA
- a CDS encoding RNA methyltransferase, which yields MQKHKPISPQHHSVITSVNNQRIVAARKLQTRKHRQRQGRFLVEGFEILHLALDAGIQPIEVFYCEEQCGEKAIQQLLNRLRKAGATLAPVSTQVLHTLSAAAGNVYAAPHKAPPHVIQTHIVATFALFEVSFQDISLTGDELVLVLDGTQTPSNLGMILRTADAVRAAAVFLIPPCVDIFHPKSVRGSHGSLFSVPLVETADIPGLFRWLHEKGFRTMGADPHLGKFWNQENWKGRVAIVLGHDVRGISDAVRAQVEGWARLPMTGKVESLNVAVAGSVLIYEWFRANRLES from the coding sequence TTGCAGAAACACAAACCCATATCGCCCCAGCACCATTCCGTTATTACCAGCGTCAACAACCAGCGAATCGTCGCTGCTCGCAAACTTCAGACACGCAAGCACCGTCAGCGCCAAGGACGCTTCCTAGTCGAAGGCTTTGAAATCTTGCATCTGGCACTGGATGCCGGGATACAACCGATCGAAGTTTTCTATTGTGAAGAACAATGCGGTGAAAAGGCAATACAGCAACTTCTCAATCGCTTGCGAAAAGCCGGTGCAACCCTTGCCCCCGTGTCAACTCAGGTCCTGCATACACTATCAGCTGCCGCCGGCAACGTATACGCCGCCCCCCATAAAGCACCGCCCCATGTCATACAGACACATATTGTGGCAACTTTCGCCCTCTTTGAGGTGTCATTTCAGGACATCTCTTTGACCGGCGATGAACTAGTCCTTGTTCTTGATGGGACACAAACGCCAAGCAATCTAGGGATGATTCTCCGTACTGCAGATGCCGTTAGGGCTGCAGCCGTTTTTCTGATCCCACCCTGCGTGGACATCTTTCACCCTAAGTCTGTAAGGGGGAGTCACGGTTCACTGTTCAGCGTCCCTCTTGTAGAGACAGCTGACATTCCAGGGCTTTTTAGATGGCTGCATGAAAAAGGATTCAGAACGATGGGAGCGGATCCGCATCTCGGCAAATTCTGGAATCAGGAAAACTGGAAAGGTCGAGTCGCCATAGTTCTGGGGCATGATGTGCGAGGTATATCCGATGCGGTGCGTGCGCAGGTCGAAGGGTGGGCGCGGCTGCCAATGACAGGCAAGGTAGAATCG